CTGATAGCTGTTCATGGCCAAGGTCTGGGTATGCAGCGCCGCATTCACCGCTGCCTGTTGGTCCAGCGCTTCCTGGTGCAAGTCCCGCAGTTGTCCGAGGTTGTCCTCCACCTCGCGCACCGCTCGCAGCACTTGCCCACGGTAATGGGCGGCGGCTTCTTCGAACTCGGCATGGGCCTGGCGTTCATTGGCGCTCAGCCGGCCGCCATCAAAAATCGGCAGGTTCACCAACGGCCCCAGGGCCCAATAGCGATTGCCCGCCGCCAGCAGGTTGCCCACGCCCTGGGTCTGGCCACCGAGCATGCCGGTCAGGCTGAAATCCGGGTACCAGGCGGCGCGGGCGATGCCGATGCCGGCATTGGCGGCATACACACGGCGTTCGGCGGCGGCAATGTCCGGCCTTCGTTGCAGCAGGGTGCTGGGCAGTTGCCGGGGAATGCTCGGCAGGCTCAAGAGTTGCGCAGAGGGCGTCAGGTGGAATTGGCTGGCCGGCTCGCCCACCAGTTCGCCGATGGCGTGTTCGGTGAGGTTGCGTTGGGCGCGCACTTCGTCCAGTTCGGCTTCGGCGCTGGCCAGTTGGCTCTGGGCCCGGGTCAGGTCCAGTTCCGAGGCGATCTGCCCCTGGTAGCGGTCGCGGGTCAGTTGCAGGGCCTGGGCGTAATCCTCCAGGGAGTGGCTGAGGATGCGGCTCTGGGCGTCCAGGCCATTGAGTTGCACATACAGGCTCGCCAGCTGTTTTTGCAGGCTCAGGCGCGCGGCTGCCAAGTCGTCGCCGGAGGCTTGGGCCTGGGCATCTCCGGCAGCCGCTTGATTGCGAATCCGCCCCCAGAGGTCGAGGTCCAAGCCCAGGGCAAAACCGGCGGTGTTGCTGTTGTATACCGAAGGCTGGG
The DNA window shown above is from Pseudomonas protegens CHA0 and carries:
- a CDS encoding efflux transporter outer membrane subunit, producing MRPRLKPLAALLLLALHGCSLAPQYQVPPIDLPAHYREQSADGPWHPAAAPQVLAEQWWRLYQDPQLDDLQQRLLRANPDLAAALAHYDAAQAYASQLHAGLFPQISASAQPLRQRQSDSRPLRGSTQPSVYNSNTAGFALGLDLDLWGRIRNQAAAGDAQAQASGDDLAAARLSLQKQLASLYVQLNGLDAQSRILSHSLEDYAQALQLTRDRYQGQIASELDLTRAQSQLASAEAELDEVRAQRNLTEHAIGELVGEPASQFHLTPSAQLLSLPSIPRQLPSTLLQRRPDIAAAERRVYAANAGIGIARAAWYPDFSLTGMLGGQTQGVGNLLAAGNRYWALGPLVNLPIFDGGRLSANERQAHAEFEEAAAHYRGQVLRAVREVEDNLGQLRDLHQEALDQQAAVNAALHTQTLAMNSYQAGAVSYLDVVTAQTAALQAQRGLQAVQTRELQASVGLVVALGGGWKGGA